The bacterium genome has a window encoding:
- a CDS encoding class I SAM-dependent methyltransferase translates to MRQKIKEEKWVKLNQKTYEKIAPLFKQTREKKDKVLDLFFTKFKPKGRLMEVGCGSCRTLEYLDKQNFFNNKNFYLGIDFSKNFIQIAAKNFIAKKYPAKIKLKKIDLENLNFKKSFDWIIALAVLHHFPKNNLKQVLEKIKKSLKDEGQFAGYLWHPPLKIRKKWKKIGEKEYLKFWGNNKNLPLYYYFPSAKEIKCLFKKAGFKNIHIQKIG, encoded by the coding sequence ATGAGGCAAAAAATCAAGGAAGAAAAATGGGTGAAACTCAATCAAAAAACATACGAAAAAATAGCCCCTTTATTTAAGCAAACAAGAGAAAAAAAAGACAAAGTGTTAGATCTCTTTTTTACAAAATTCAAACCAAAAGGCAGATTAATGGAAGTTGGCTGCGGATCCTGCCGAACTTTAGAGTATTTAGACAAACAAAATTTTTTTAATAATAAAAACTTTTATCTTGGTATTGATTTTTCTAAAAATTTTATTCAAATCGCTGCTAAAAATTTCATAGCTAAAAAATACCCTGCAAAAATTAAGCTTAAAAAGATAGATCTGGAAAATTTAAACTTTAAGAAATCTTTTGACTGGATAATTGCTTTGGCGGTTTTGCACCACTTCCCTAAAAACAACCTAAAGCAAGTGTTAGAGAAAATAAAAAAATCTCTAAAAGATGAAGGCCAATTTGCTGGCTACCTCTGGCATCCTCCTCTTAAAATACGGAAAAAATGGAAAAAAATAGGGGAAAAAGAATACTTGAAATTTTGGGGCAACAATAAAAATCTTCCCCTTTATTATTATTTTCCTTCAGCCAAAGAAATAAAGTGCTTGTTCAAAAAGGCTGGCTTTAAAAACATCCATATTCAGAAAATCGG